A genome region from Stenotrophomonas maltophilia includes the following:
- a CDS encoding suppressor of fused domain protein encodes MQDDHDDTDTPGWDAINAALAPLYAGQEPRHFGTALPYTLGGQDPLDGISVYWVDAPVPHWHYITYGFSELYTKESSDAAASGYGFELTFRLAAEAGEHAGSTPPVWPMNLLQNLARYVFGSGNVFEDGHHLNANGPIALETDTRLCHLAFIADPQLPARDTANGHLQFLQLVGLTDEEMEAVKRWSTRGVLQALQPAMPLWISDLHRRNLLEDPALAAQVQAGSEREGSSTGMLFIETLDWRQEAGVTTLVLGAGQVASVCELLPLRLRHGKSLELASRERQWEFIPAGRGDVGEVSADSARWALDETGLQALAGVRAERGIYPVAGALRIEVVPTYLRDANGEVIRQIG; translated from the coding sequence GTGCAGGACGACCACGACGACACCGATACCCCCGGCTGGGACGCGATCAATGCGGCGCTGGCGCCCCTGTATGCCGGGCAGGAGCCGCGTCATTTCGGCACCGCGCTGCCTTACACGCTCGGCGGCCAGGATCCTCTGGATGGCATCAGCGTGTACTGGGTGGATGCGCCGGTACCGCACTGGCACTACATCACCTACGGCTTCTCCGAGCTTTACACCAAGGAGAGCAGTGATGCCGCCGCCAGCGGCTATGGTTTCGAGCTGACCTTCCGCCTCGCTGCCGAAGCCGGTGAACACGCCGGCAGCACGCCGCCGGTGTGGCCGATGAACCTGCTGCAGAACCTGGCGCGCTACGTGTTTGGCAGCGGCAACGTGTTCGAGGATGGTCACCATCTGAATGCCAACGGCCCGATCGCGCTGGAGACCGATACGCGCCTGTGCCACTTGGCCTTCATTGCCGATCCGCAGTTGCCTGCGCGCGACACCGCCAATGGCCACCTGCAGTTCCTGCAACTGGTCGGCCTGACCGACGAAGAGATGGAGGCGGTCAAGCGCTGGTCGACGCGCGGTGTGCTGCAGGCGCTGCAGCCGGCGATGCCGCTGTGGATCAGTGATCTGCACCGTCGCAACCTGCTGGAGGATCCGGCACTGGCAGCCCAGGTGCAGGCCGGCAGCGAGCGCGAGGGCTCCAGCACCGGCATGCTGTTCATCGAGACGTTGGACTGGAGGCAGGAGGCCGGCGTCACCACCCTGGTGCTCGGCGCGGGCCAGGTCGCCAGCGTCTGCGAACTGCTGCCGCTGCGCCTGCGCCACGGAAAGTCGCTGGAACTGGCCAGCCGCGAGCGGCAGTGGGAGTTCATTCCAGCCGGGCGCGGTGACGTGGGCGAAGTGTCGGCCGACAGCGCGCGCTGGGCCCTGGACGAGACGGGGCTGCAGGCCCTGGCAGGCGTGCGTGCCGAACGTGGCATCTACCCGGTGGCGGGAGCGCTGCGCATCGAAGTAGTGCCAACCTACCTGCGCGACGCCAACGGTGAAGTGATTCGCCAGATTGGCTGA
- a CDS encoding glutathione S-transferase N-terminal domain-containing protein: MKLYSKPGACSTADHIALQWTGQPFEVELLNKDTLKGPEFLKINPAGAVPALVDGDFVLLQNAAIMGYIADTCPQAGLGGDGSPRQRAEATRWLAFVNSDVHPAFSPLFAPGKFIADESQFDAIRAAAHKRLRGLFETADKQLADKPWLAGFRSFADPYFYITLRWAAGTKVDLSGLDNLAAYKARMDADAGVQAALKAEGLA; the protein is encoded by the coding sequence ATGAAGCTGTACAGCAAGCCCGGTGCCTGTTCCACCGCCGACCACATCGCCCTGCAGTGGACCGGCCAGCCGTTCGAGGTCGAACTGCTGAACAAGGACACCCTGAAGGGTCCGGAATTCCTCAAGATCAATCCGGCCGGCGCGGTGCCCGCGCTGGTCGATGGCGACTTCGTGCTGCTGCAGAACGCCGCGATCATGGGCTATATCGCCGACACCTGCCCGCAGGCCGGCCTCGGCGGTGATGGCAGCCCGCGACAGCGTGCCGAAGCCACCCGCTGGCTGGCCTTCGTCAATTCCGACGTGCACCCGGCCTTCTCGCCGCTGTTCGCACCGGGCAAGTTCATCGCCGACGAAAGCCAGTTCGATGCGATCCGCGCCGCCGCACACAAGCGCCTGCGTGGCCTGTTCGAGACCGCCGACAAGCAACTGGCCGACAAGCCGTGGCTGGCCGGCTTCCGCAGTTTCGCAGACCCGTACTTCTACATCACCCTGCGCTGGGCCGCCGGCACCAAGGTCGACCTGTCCGGCCTGGACAACCTGGCCGCCTACAAGGCACGCATGGACGCCGATGCCGGTGTGCAGGCCGCGCTGAAGGCCGAAGGCCTGGCCTGA
- a CDS encoding cell wall hydrolase, translating to MKLAWILWLSQLLPQPAADSLCLSTTVYLEARDQTLRGQQAVAEVALRRLDSGLWGDSMCQVVTARKQFAPTIVSPGTQLGNDAAWSEAMNVAFDAERNWALPAGERREIVPGASHFAALSIASPNWRNAYQVATIGDHTFYKVQNLKPRQS from the coding sequence ATGAAACTGGCCTGGATTCTCTGGCTGTCGCAGTTGTTGCCGCAGCCGGCCGCTGATTCATTGTGTTTGAGCACCACCGTTTACCTGGAAGCCCGTGACCAGACCCTGCGCGGCCAGCAGGCCGTTGCCGAGGTCGCCCTGCGCCGTCTCGACAGTGGCCTGTGGGGCGACTCGATGTGCCAGGTGGTCACCGCGCGCAAGCAGTTTGCACCGACGATCGTCTCCCCCGGCACCCAGTTGGGCAACGACGCGGCCTGGAGCGAGGCGATGAACGTGGCCTTCGACGCCGAGCGCAACTGGGCGCTGCCGGCCGGCGAGCGCCGCGAGATCGTGCCCGGTGCCAGCCACTTCGCCGCGTTGTCCATCGCCAGCCCGAACTGGCGCAACGCCTACCAGGTGGCCACCATCGGCGATCACACCTTCTATAAGGTGCAGAACCTCAAGCCGCGGCAGTCGTAA
- a CDS encoding NADPH-dependent 2,4-dienoyl-CoA reductase, producing MSPANESAYPHLFAPLDLGFTQLRNRVLMGSMHTGLEDRARDFPRLAAYFAERAEGGVGLIVTGGFAPNVVGWLKPFGGKLSWPWEVRPHRQLTAAAHQHGAKICLQLLHAGRYAYHPLSVAPSKLKAPINPFTPRALSASGVERHIADYARSAKLAREAGYDGVEVMGSEGYLINEFIAPRTNKRSDRWGGDAHQRMRFAVEIVRRIREACGPDFIIIYRLSLVDLVEDGSNWEEIVQQAQAIEAAGATIINSGIGWHEARIPTIATSVPRAAFAGVTAKLKPHVKVPLVATNRINMPEVAERILADGGADMVSLARPLLADPQWPNKARAGRPEAINTCIACNQACLDHVFENKLASCLVNPRAAHETELVYHPAATPKKVAVVGAGPAGLACATVAAERGHQVTLFDANDEIGGQFNVAKRIPGKEEFHETLRYFRHKLAETGVQLRLGTRADAASLAGFDEVVLATGITPRRVDFPGADHAKVVSYLDVLLGRVEVGANAAIIGAGGIGFDVGEFLSHAGESPSLDPQRWMAEWGVDSTFETRGSLARARAQAEASPRRLWLLQRSPGKPGARLGKTTGWIHRATLKAKGVRMLGGVEYLGVDDEGLRIRVEGSEQLLPVDQVVICAGQEPNRALQAELQAAGISAKLVGGADVAAELDAKRAIDQGSRVAAAL from the coding sequence ATGTCGCCAGCCAACGAAAGCGCCTATCCCCATCTGTTCGCCCCGCTGGACCTGGGGTTCACCCAGCTGCGCAATCGCGTGCTGATGGGTTCGATGCACACCGGCCTGGAAGATCGCGCCCGCGACTTCCCGCGCCTGGCAGCCTATTTCGCCGAGCGCGCCGAGGGCGGTGTCGGCCTGATCGTCACCGGCGGCTTCGCGCCCAACGTGGTGGGCTGGCTGAAGCCATTCGGCGGCAAGCTGTCCTGGCCCTGGGAAGTACGCCCGCACCGGCAGCTCACCGCCGCCGCACACCAGCATGGCGCGAAGATCTGCCTGCAGCTGCTGCATGCCGGCCGCTATGCCTACCATCCGCTGTCGGTGGCACCGTCGAAGCTGAAGGCGCCGATCAACCCGTTCACCCCGCGTGCGCTGTCGGCCAGCGGTGTCGAGCGGCATATCGCCGACTACGCACGCAGCGCAAAGCTGGCCCGCGAAGCCGGCTACGACGGCGTCGAAGTGATGGGGTCGGAGGGCTACCTCATCAACGAGTTCATCGCCCCGCGCACCAACAAGCGCTCCGACCGCTGGGGTGGCGACGCCCACCAACGCATGCGTTTTGCGGTGGAGATCGTGCGCCGCATCCGCGAGGCCTGCGGGCCGGACTTCATCATCATCTACCGCCTGTCGCTGGTGGACCTGGTGGAAGACGGCAGCAACTGGGAAGAGATCGTGCAGCAGGCGCAGGCCATCGAGGCCGCCGGCGCGACGATCATCAATTCCGGCATCGGCTGGCACGAGGCGCGCATTCCCACCATCGCCACCTCGGTGCCGCGCGCGGCCTTTGCCGGTGTCACCGCCAAGCTCAAGCCGCATGTGAAGGTGCCGCTGGTGGCAACCAACCGCATCAACATGCCCGAGGTCGCCGAGCGCATCCTGGCCGATGGCGGCGCCGACATGGTGTCGCTGGCGCGCCCGCTGCTGGCCGACCCGCAGTGGCCGAACAAGGCCCGAGCCGGTCGCCCCGAGGCGATCAACACCTGCATCGCCTGCAACCAGGCCTGCCTCGATCACGTGTTCGAGAACAAGCTGGCCAGCTGCCTGGTCAATCCGCGTGCCGCACACGAGACCGAGCTGGTCTACCACCCTGCTGCCACGCCGAAAAAGGTCGCGGTGGTCGGCGCCGGCCCGGCCGGCCTGGCCTGCGCCACCGTGGCCGCCGAGCGCGGCCACCAGGTCACCCTGTTCGATGCCAACGACGAGATCGGCGGCCAGTTCAACGTGGCCAAGCGCATCCCGGGCAAGGAAGAGTTCCACGAGACCCTGCGCTATTTCCGCCACAAGCTGGCTGAAACCGGAGTGCAGCTGCGCCTGGGCACGCGAGCGGATGCGGCCAGCCTGGCCGGCTTCGACGAGGTGGTGCTGGCCACCGGCATCACCCCGCGCAGGGTCGACTTCCCCGGCGCCGACCACGCCAAGGTGGTCAGCTACCTGGACGTGCTGCTGGGCCGGGTCGAGGTGGGCGCCAATGCAGCGATCATCGGCGCCGGCGGCATTGGCTTCGATGTCGGCGAGTTCCTCAGCCACGCCGGTGAGTCCCCCTCGCTGGACCCACAGCGCTGGATGGCCGAATGGGGCGTGGACAGTACCTTTGAGACCCGCGGCTCCCTGGCGCGGGCGCGGGCGCAGGCAGAGGCCTCGCCGCGCCGGCTGTGGCTGCTGCAGCGCAGCCCGGGCAAGCCCGGTGCGCGGCTGGGCAAGACCACCGGCTGGATCCATCGCGCCACGCTGAAGGCCAAGGGCGTGCGCATGCTCGGCGGCGTCGAGTACCTGGGTGTTGACGATGAAGGCCTGCGCATCCGCGTTGAGGGCAGCGAACAACTGCTGCCGGTCGATCAGGTGGTGATCTGCGCCGGGCAGGAACCGAATCGTGCGCTGCAGGCGGAACTGCAGGCCGCTGGCATCAGCGCGAAGTTGGTCGGCGGCGCCGATGTGGCCGCAGAACTGGATGCAAAACGGGCGATCGACCAGGGCAGTCGGGTCGCCGCCGCGCTCTGA
- a CDS encoding YczE/YyaS/YitT family protein codes for MPTALPLRLLQLIIGLFLYGFGASLMIRAAIGVAPWDVLSQGIAAQTPLSFGLATNVIGALVLLLWWPLRQKPGVGTVLNVMLIGPSAQFGLWLLPPAVGLGWQLAMFCAGMLLVALATGLYIGAKLGPGPRDGLMTGLHARTGWPIWKVRSLIEGSVLLLGWWLGGNVGVGTLAFALLIGPLCGVTLGWFGIGRPLPAGSAGPRPASAQRGHG; via the coding sequence ATGCCCACCGCCCTGCCCCTGCGTCTGCTGCAACTGATCATCGGCCTGTTCCTGTATGGCTTCGGCGCCTCGCTGATGATCCGTGCAGCGATCGGCGTGGCCCCGTGGGACGTGTTGTCGCAGGGCATCGCCGCACAGACACCGCTGTCGTTCGGCCTGGCCACCAATGTGATCGGCGCGCTGGTGCTGCTGCTCTGGTGGCCATTGCGACAGAAGCCGGGCGTCGGCACCGTGCTCAACGTGATGCTGATCGGCCCGTCCGCGCAGTTCGGTCTGTGGCTGCTCCCCCCGGCGGTCGGCCTTGGCTGGCAGCTGGCGATGTTCTGCGCCGGCATGCTGCTGGTCGCCCTGGCCACCGGCCTTTATATCGGCGCCAAGCTGGGGCCCGGCCCGCGCGATGGCCTGATGACCGGCCTGCACGCCCGCACCGGCTGGCCGATCTGGAAGGTACGCAGCCTGATCGAGGGCAGCGTGCTGCTGCTGGGCTGGTGGCTCGGCGGCAACGTCGGTGTCGGCACCCTCGCCTTCGCCCTGCTGATCGGCCCCCTGTGCGGGGTAACGCTGGGCTGGTTCGGGATTGGCCGGCCGCTGCCAGCGGGTAGCGCCGGGCCACGCCCGGCGAGCGCGCAGCGCGGCCACGGGTAG
- a CDS encoding zinc-binding alcohol dehydrogenase family protein codes for MKAVALSRESAPALCDIHLPPPLPPGGRDLLIRVEAVSVNPVDGKQRAATDPATLEAPRVLGWDAAGVVEAIGEDASLFASGDEVYYAGDVTRPGCNAQFHLVDERLVARKPTTLDFAEAAALPLTTLTAWELLFQRMPLQLDDRRHAGQHLLVIGGAGGVGSMAIQLGRHAGFEVIATASRESSIDWCRQMGAQHVIDHRQPLLPQLQALGIDAVQVALNLADTDHYWDALGQLLAPQGHVGLIVEPRGALRIGDPYKAKCIGIHWEFMFARSRFATADRIEQHRILSRAASMIDAGQLRGTLSETLGTINAANLDIAHQRLASGRTVGKLALAGWGD; via the coding sequence ATGAAAGCCGTCGCCCTGAGTCGTGAATCCGCCCCCGCCCTCTGCGATATCCACCTGCCTCCGCCGCTGCCTCCGGGTGGCCGCGACCTGCTGATCCGGGTCGAAGCCGTCTCGGTGAATCCGGTCGACGGCAAGCAGCGGGCGGCCACCGATCCAGCCACGCTCGAAGCACCCCGCGTGCTCGGCTGGGACGCCGCCGGCGTGGTCGAAGCGATCGGCGAGGACGCCAGCCTGTTCGCGTCCGGCGACGAGGTCTACTACGCCGGTGATGTCACCCGCCCGGGCTGCAATGCGCAGTTCCATCTTGTGGACGAACGGCTGGTAGCGCGCAAGCCGACCACGCTCGACTTCGCCGAAGCGGCCGCCCTGCCACTGACCACGCTCACCGCATGGGAACTGCTGTTCCAGCGCATGCCATTGCAGCTGGATGACCGCCGCCATGCCGGCCAGCACCTGCTGGTGATCGGCGGAGCAGGCGGCGTTGGATCGATGGCGATCCAGCTGGGCCGGCATGCAGGATTCGAGGTGATCGCCACCGCCTCGCGCGAGTCGTCGATCGACTGGTGCCGGCAGATGGGTGCCCAGCATGTGATCGACCACCGGCAGCCGCTGCTGCCCCAGCTGCAGGCATTGGGCATCGACGCAGTACAGGTCGCCCTCAACCTGGCCGACACCGACCATTACTGGGACGCATTGGGCCAGCTGCTGGCGCCACAGGGCCATGTCGGCCTCATCGTCGAACCGCGCGGTGCGCTGCGCATCGGTGATCCCTACAAGGCCAAGTGCATCGGCATCCACTGGGAATTCATGTTCGCGCGTTCGCGCTTCGCCACTGCGGACCGCATCGAACAGCACCGCATCCTCAGCCGCGCGGCCAGCATGATCGACGCTGGCCAGCTGCGCGGCACTCTCAGCGAAACGCTGGGCACGATCAATGCGGCGAATCTGGACATCGCGCATCAGCGCCTGGCCAGCGGACGCACGGTCGGCAAGCTGGCGCTGGCGGGCTGGGGCGATTGA
- a CDS encoding OmpA family protein, producing MNKKILTAALLGGLAFAQAASAQEFDDRWYLTGSAGFNFQDSDRLTNDAPFVTLGLGKFISPNWSLDGELNYQNPNFDANKDMNWSQYGVSLDLRRHFIKEGRGWNPYLLAGLGYQKSEEEYNPISGSLADRKDGNFAAKVGVGLQTTFEKRVAVRAEVAYRADFDDQSVNPKRAGNDESWFGDVLASVGVVIPLGPAPVAAAPAPAPVAPSCADLDDDGDGVNNCDDKCPNSQPGQTIGPDGCPVPVSIDLKGVNFDFDKSNLRPDAVAILSEATEILKRYPDLRVEVAGHTDSKGTDAYNQKLSERRATAVYNYLTKNGVDAGRLVGPIGYGESRPIAPNTNPDGSDNPEGRAKNRRTELNVQN from the coding sequence ATGAACAAGAAGATCCTTACTGCCGCGCTGCTGGGTGGTCTGGCTTTCGCCCAGGCTGCGTCCGCGCAGGAGTTCGATGACCGCTGGTACCTGACCGGTTCGGCCGGCTTCAACTTCCAGGACAGCGACCGCCTGACCAATGACGCTCCGTTCGTCACCCTGGGCCTGGGCAAGTTCATCAGCCCGAACTGGTCGCTGGACGGTGAGCTGAACTACCAGAACCCGAACTTCGACGCCAACAAGGACATGAACTGGTCGCAGTACGGCGTCTCGCTGGACCTGCGTCGCCACTTCATCAAGGAAGGCCGCGGCTGGAACCCGTACCTGCTGGCCGGCCTGGGCTACCAGAAGTCGGAAGAAGAGTACAACCCGATCAGCGGTAGCCTGGCTGACCGCAAGGACGGCAACTTTGCCGCCAAGGTCGGCGTCGGTCTGCAGACCACCTTCGAGAAGCGCGTTGCTGTCCGCGCCGAAGTCGCCTACCGCGCTGATTTCGACGACCAGAGCGTGAACCCGAAGCGTGCCGGCAACGATGAAAGCTGGTTCGGCGACGTGCTGGCTTCGGTCGGCGTCGTGATCCCGCTGGGCCCGGCTCCGGTCGCGGCTGCTCCGGCCCCGGCTCCGGTTGCCCCGAGCTGCGCCGACCTGGATGACGACGGTGACGGCGTCAACAACTGCGACGACAAGTGCCCGAACTCGCAGCCGGGTCAGACCATCGGTCCGGACGGTTGCCCGGTCCCGGTCTCCATCGACCTGAAGGGCGTCAACTTCGACTTCGACAAGTCGAACCTGCGTCCGGACGCCGTGGCGATCCTGAGCGAAGCCACCGAGATCCTGAAGCGTTACCCGGATCTGCGCGTTGAAGTCGCCGGTCACACCGACTCGAAGGGTACCGACGCTTACAACCAGAAGCTGTCGGAGCGTCGTGCTACCGCCGTGTACAACTACCTGACCAAGAACGGCGTTGACGCCGGTCGCCTGGTCGGCCCGATCGGCTACGGCGAGAGCCGTCCGATTGCTCCGAACACCAACCCGGATGGTTCGGACAACCCGGAAGGTCGCGCCAAGAACCGTCGTACCGAGCTGAACGTCCAGAACTAA
- a CDS encoding pseudouridine synthase, whose product MRTRRPPAAPAARSHAPRGRATPAAAAAGVRHGLARVLSKAGVCSRSEAARWIADGRVRVSGRIVRDPEFPIAQPAPPIEVDGQPLGAPQRLYLMLNKPRGVVTTVQDERGRDTVYRCFDGAGLPWIAPVGRLDKASEGLLLFSNDPQWAARLTDPETGPQKTYHVQVDRLPDEDTLAALRAGVEDEGEFLVAQAVCVLRSGDKTAWLEVVLDEGRNRHIRRLLAAFDLQVLRLVRVAIGGLQLGDLGKGQWRVLEVSDQQRLGAAAPG is encoded by the coding sequence TTGCGCACGCGCCGCCCACCTGCCGCCCCCGCCGCCCGCTCCCACGCACCGCGTGGGCGTGCGACTCCCGCTGCCGCAGCCGCCGGTGTCCGTCATGGCCTGGCGCGCGTGCTGTCCAAGGCCGGCGTGTGCTCGCGCAGCGAGGCCGCGCGCTGGATCGCCGATGGCCGCGTACGCGTGTCCGGGCGCATCGTCCGTGACCCCGAGTTTCCGATTGCACAGCCGGCGCCGCCGATCGAGGTCGACGGCCAGCCGTTGGGCGCGCCGCAGCGCCTGTACCTGATGCTCAACAAGCCGCGCGGGGTGGTGACAACCGTGCAGGACGAGCGTGGCCGCGACACCGTCTATCGCTGCTTCGATGGCGCAGGCCTGCCGTGGATCGCACCGGTCGGGCGGTTGGACAAGGCCAGCGAGGGGCTGTTGCTGTTCAGCAACGATCCGCAGTGGGCCGCGCGCCTGACCGATCCGGAAACCGGCCCGCAGAAGACCTACCACGTGCAGGTGGACCGCCTGCCCGACGAGGACACCTTGGCTGCGCTGCGCGCCGGTGTCGAGGACGAGGGCGAATTCCTCGTCGCCCAGGCCGTGTGCGTGCTGCGCAGCGGCGACAAGACCGCGTGGCTGGAGGTGGTCCTCGACGAGGGCCGCAACCGCCACATCCGCCGCCTGCTGGCGGCCTTCGACCTGCAGGTGCTGCGCCTGGTCCGGGTCGCGATCGGTGGGCTGCAGCTCGGCGATCTCGGCAAGGGGCAGTGGCGGGTGCTGGAGGTCAGCGACCAGCAGCGGCTGGGGGCCGCTGCACCGGGCTGA
- the kbl gene encoding glycine C-acetyltransferase, translating into MTDASSALTRHYAEELDAIRAQGLFKSERIITSPQSAEITLDDGRKVLNFCANNYLGLADHPDLIQAAKDALDTHGFGMASVRFICGTQDLHKQLEKQIADFFGKQDTILYAACFDANGGLFEPLLGENDAIISDALNHASIIDGVRLCKAKRFRYANCDMADLEAQLQAADAAGCKTKLITTDGVFSMDGFIAPLDEITALAKKYNALVHIDECHATGFLGATGRGSAEVKGVLEKIDIITGTLGKAMGGALGGFTCASAEVIELLRQRSRPYLFSNSLPPHVVAAGIKAFEMLAAADDLRDTLVENTRHFREKMVAAGFDMKPGVHPISPVMLYDAPLAQKFAERLLEEGIYAIGFFFPVVPKGQARIRTQISAAHTREQLDRAIDAFTRIGVELGVIKG; encoded by the coding sequence ATGACCGACGCCTCCTCCGCCCTGACCCGCCACTATGCCGAGGAACTGGACGCCATCCGCGCCCAAGGCCTGTTCAAGTCCGAGCGGATCATCACCAGCCCGCAGTCGGCCGAGATCACCCTCGACGACGGCCGCAAGGTGCTGAACTTCTGTGCCAACAACTACCTCGGCCTGGCCGACCATCCGGACCTGATCCAGGCCGCCAAGGATGCGCTGGATACCCACGGCTTCGGCATGGCCTCGGTGCGCTTCATCTGCGGCACCCAGGACCTGCACAAGCAGCTGGAGAAGCAGATCGCCGACTTCTTCGGCAAGCAGGACACCATCCTGTATGCGGCCTGCTTCGACGCCAACGGCGGCCTGTTCGAACCGCTGCTCGGCGAGAACGACGCGATCATTTCCGATGCGCTGAACCATGCTTCGATCATCGACGGCGTGCGCCTGTGCAAGGCCAAGCGCTTCCGCTACGCCAACTGCGACATGGCCGACCTGGAAGCGCAGCTGCAGGCCGCCGATGCCGCCGGCTGCAAGACCAAGCTGATCACCACCGACGGCGTGTTCTCGATGGACGGCTTCATCGCGCCGCTGGACGAAATCACCGCGCTGGCGAAGAAGTACAACGCGCTGGTGCACATCGATGAGTGCCACGCCACCGGCTTCCTCGGTGCCACCGGCCGCGGTTCGGCCGAGGTCAAGGGCGTGCTGGAGAAGATCGACATCATCACCGGCACCCTGGGCAAGGCCATGGGTGGTGCGCTGGGTGGCTTCACCTGCGCCAGCGCCGAGGTGATCGAACTGCTGCGCCAGCGTTCGCGCCCCTACCTGTTCTCCAACTCGCTGCCACCGCACGTGGTCGCCGCCGGCATCAAGGCGTTCGAGATGCTGGCCGCCGCCGATGACCTGCGCGACACCCTGGTGGAGAACACCCGCCACTTCCGCGAGAAGATGGTCGCCGCCGGTTTCGACATGAAGCCGGGCGTGCATCCGATCAGCCCGGTGATGCTGTACGACGCACCGCTGGCGCAGAAGTTCGCCGAGCGCCTGCTGGAAGAAGGCATCTACGCGATCGGCTTCTTCTTCCCGGTGGTGCCCAAGGGCCAGGCGCGCATCCGTACCCAGATCAGTGCCGCGCACACCCGCGAACAGCTGGACCGCGCGATCGATGCGTTCACCCGCATTGGCGTCGAGCTGGGCGTGATCAAGGGTTGA
- a CDS encoding TorF family putative porin — translation MKHARACLAIAAALTLAPFAASAQDNESPYSWNVTAVSDYLFRGVSQTDEKPTLQAGFTYTSPVGLYAGVWGSGVDFGPGDPNTEVDYQIGYGVDVTPRVNFDVLLNRYTYIGASHQNYNELVTTTTLDETYKLTVAYTNDQWNSGTDGWYYGVGGQWGLPKEFTLNANVGRSSFEKGLAKDYTDWNVGVSRQFGLFNVGLGYYGTDGNGRDNSGKLAHSRVLLTVAIGN, via the coding sequence ATGAAGCACGCCCGTGCCTGCCTCGCCATTGCCGCCGCCCTGACCCTCGCGCCGTTCGCCGCCAGCGCCCAGGACAACGAATCGCCGTACAGCTGGAACGTCACCGCCGTGTCGGACTACCTGTTCCGTGGTGTGTCGCAGACTGACGAGAAGCCGACGCTGCAGGCGGGCTTCACCTACACCTCGCCGGTGGGTCTGTACGCCGGTGTCTGGGGTTCGGGCGTGGACTTCGGCCCGGGTGATCCGAACACCGAGGTCGACTACCAGATCGGCTACGGCGTGGACGTCACCCCGCGCGTTAATTTCGATGTGCTGCTGAACCGCTACACCTACATCGGTGCCAGCCACCAGAACTACAACGAGCTGGTCACCACCACCACGCTGGACGAGACCTACAAGCTGACCGTGGCCTACACCAACGACCAGTGGAACAGCGGCACCGACGGCTGGTACTACGGTGTCGGCGGCCAGTGGGGCTTGCCGAAGGAGTTCACGCTCAATGCCAATGTCGGCCGCAGCAGCTTCGAGAAGGGCCTGGCCAAAGACTACACCGACTGGAACGTCGGCGTCAGCCGCCAGTTCGGCCTGTTCAACGTCGGCCTGGGCTACTACGGCACCGACGGCAATGGCCGCGACAACTCCGGCAAGCTGGCCCACAGCCGCGTGCTGCTGACCGTGGCCATCGGCAACTGA
- the tdh gene encoding L-threonine 3-dehydrogenase, with protein sequence MKALVKREAAKGIWLEEVPVPTPGPNEVLIKLEKTAICGTDLHIYLWDEWSQRTIKPGLTIGHEFVGRIAELGSAVTGYEVGQRVSAEGHIVCGHCRNCRGGRPHLCPNTVGIGVNVNGAFAEYMVMPASNLWPIPDQIPSELAAFFDPYGNAAHCALEFDVIGEDVLITGAGPIGIIAAGICKHIGARNVVVTDVNDFRLKLAADMGATRVVNVANQSLKDVMKELHMEGFDVGLEMSGNPRAFNDMLDCMYHGGKIAMLGIMPKGAGCDWDKIIFKGLTVQGIYGRKMYETWYKMTQLVLSGFPLGKVMTHQLPIDDFQKGFDLMEEGKAGKVVLSWN encoded by the coding sequence ATGAAGGCCCTGGTCAAGCGCGAAGCGGCCAAGGGCATCTGGCTGGAAGAAGTTCCGGTTCCGACGCCGGGCCCGAACGAGGTCCTGATCAAGCTCGAGAAGACCGCGATCTGCGGCACCGACCTGCACATCTACCTGTGGGACGAGTGGAGCCAGCGCACCATCAAGCCGGGCCTGACCATCGGCCATGAATTCGTCGGCCGCATCGCCGAACTCGGCTCGGCCGTCACCGGCTATGAAGTCGGCCAGCGCGTCTCGGCCGAAGGCCACATCGTCTGCGGCCACTGCCGCAACTGCCGTGGCGGCCGCCCGCACCTGTGCCCGAACACCGTAGGCATCGGCGTCAACGTCAACGGCGCCTTCGCCGAATACATGGTGATGCCGGCCAGCAATCTGTGGCCGATCCCGGACCAGATCCCGTCGGAGCTGGCGGCATTCTTCGACCCGTACGGCAACGCCGCGCACTGCGCACTGGAGTTCGACGTGATCGGCGAGGACGTGCTGATCACCGGTGCCGGCCCGATCGGCATCATCGCGGCGGGCATCTGCAAGCACATCGGCGCGCGCAACGTGGTGGTGACCGACGTCAACGACTTCCGCCTGAAGCTGGCCGCCGATATGGGTGCCACCCGCGTGGTCAACGTCGCCAACCAGTCGCTGAAGGACGTGATGAAGGAACTGCACATGGAGGGCTTCGACGTGGGCCTGGAAATGAGCGGCAACCCGCGCGCGTTCAACGACATGCTCGACTGCATGTACCACGGCGGCAAGATCGCCATGCTCGGCATCATGCCCAAGGGCGCCGGCTGCGACTGGGACAAGATCATCTTCAAGGGCCTGACCGTGCAGGGCATCTACGGCCGCAAGATGTACGAGACCTGGTACAAGATGACCCAGCTGGTGCTGTCCGGCTTCCCGCTCGGCAAGGTGATGACCCACCAGTTGCCGATCGACGACTTCCAGAAGGGCTTCGACCTGATGGAAGAAGGCAAGGCCGGCAAGGTCGTGCTGAGCTGGAACTGA